Part of the Vicinamibacteria bacterium genome is shown below.
CTGCACGCGGCGCGGGATCCTCTACCACGGCCCCCAGCCCCGGCCCTTTGGGGCGGGCGGGGGGGCCGCGTTCCGGGGCCGGGTGCAGGCCCTGGCCACACTCGCCCGCTCCCTCCGGGCGTCGTTCTCCGGGGGTCCGCCTGCCCCCGCGTGCGGCGGCCGGGCGGTGGCCCTCCTCTTCCTTTCCGCCGATGAGGGGCAGGCCTCGCTCGCGCGCGCGGCCGGCGCGGATACCCTTCTCTGCCCCTTCGCGGTCACGGTGGGGGCAAGGACCCCGCGACCCTCCCTCGCGGACTACCCGGCGCTCCGGGAGGTGCGGGCGGTCTCCCGGCGTTTGCGGGAGACCTGGGGCCGGCTCCGCCGGAGCCCCGCCCTGGGCGATGCCTTCAGCCACCGCGGGGTTGCCTTCGCCGACCTGGCCCGGCGCGACCTGGCCGAGCTGATGCTCGTCTGGCTCCCCCGCGCGGTCTCCCGGTTCGAACAGGCGATCGCCGTCCTGCGCGCCGTCCGCCCCGCGGTAGTGTGCCTGGGGAGGGCGCCCGGCCCCCTTCTCCTCGCCTGCCGCGCGGCCGCGGTCCCTACCGTGGAGCCGCGGGCGGGGGAGACGGGGGAGAGCCTCCTCGCCCGCCTGCGGGCTGCGGCCGGCGCGCCCGCGGGGGCGGCGTGATAGCTTCTTAGCCATGCGACCGACCACGTTCAGCCTGGGGGCGCGGCAGGTGGGAGAGGGCCAGGCCTGCGTGATCGTGGCCCGGGTGGCCTCCGCCCACGAGGGCTCTGCGGAGACCGCCCAGCGCATGATCGAGGCCGCCTTCAAGATGGGGGCGGACGCGATCCAGTTCCAGATCTTCCGGTCCGAGCTGCTCGTGGTTCGGCGCCACCCGGGCCGGCGGAACCTGGACGCGGTCGAGCTCAGCGCCAAGGAGTGGCGGGGGGTGCTCAAGGCGGCCAAGGCCTCGGGCCTGGCCGTGCTCGCGGAGGCCCTTGACCACGCTAGCCTGGAGCTGGCGGCGGAGGCGGGAGTGGACGCGCACCAGGTCCACACCACGGACATGGAGAACCCGGAGTTCATACGCGCGGTGGGGAGCCTGGGCCGGCCCGTTCTCCTGACCGTGGGGGCGGTGCCGGAGGCGGTCGTGCGGGAGGCCTGCGACCTCGTGGGGGGCCCGCTGGGGCTGCTCCACGGTCTGCCCACCGTGCCCGCCCCGCTGGAGGAACTGCGCTTCCGCGACCTCCTGGCCTTGAAGGAGTCCTACCGAGTTCCCGTGGGCTTCTTGGACCAGACCGACGGGGGGAGTGCCTTCGCCCTCCTGGCCCCCGCCCTCGCCGCCGCCCAGGGCGCGGACCTCGTGGAGAAGCCTTTCACCCTGGACCGCTCCCTAAAGGGCCCCGATTACCAGCCCTCCCTGAGCCCCGAGGACTTCTACCGCATGGTGGAGCTGCTGCGGCAGGCGGAGCGGGCCCGGGGGGACGGGGCGGCGGCGGAGAGCGAGGGCGCCCGCCGCCTGCGGCGGCAGATGGCGCGCTCCATCGTGGCCGGGGGCCTCATCCCGCGGGGGGAGGTTCTGACCGCGCCCATGCTGGCCTTCAAGCGCACGGACGCGCGCTTCGAGCCCGGCTTCCCGCCCCGGGAGGCCCACCGCGTGATCGGGCGCCGGGCCGCCCGTCCCATCCAGGCCGACGAGACCATACGGGAGGACATGCTGGAATGAAGACCCTCATCACAGGCGGGGCCGGCTTCGTGGGCAGCCACCTCGCGGAGGCGCTCCTCGCCCGCGGCGACGAGGTCTACGTCCTCGACAACCTCTCCACCGGCTCCATCGAGAACATCGAGCACCTGAAGGGCCAAGCCCGCTTCCACTACGCGATCGAGAGCATCATGAGCGAGCCCGTCACGGCCGAGCTCGTGGACCGGGTGGAGGTGGTCTACCACCTGGCGGCGGCGGTGGGGGTGCGGTTGATCGTCGAGAGTCCCGTGAACACCATCGAGACCAACGTGCACGGGACGGAGATGATCCTGAAGCTCGCGAACAAGAAAAAGAAGAAAGTGA
Proteins encoded:
- a CDS encoding N-acetylneuraminate synthase family protein, which encodes MRPTTFSLGARQVGEGQACVIVARVASAHEGSAETAQRMIEAAFKMGADAIQFQIFRSELLVVRRHPGRRNLDAVELSAKEWRGVLKAAKASGLAVLAEALDHASLELAAEAGVDAHQVHTTDMENPEFIRAVGSLGRPVLLTVGAVPEAVVREACDLVGGPLGLLHGLPTVPAPLEELRFRDLLALKESYRVPVGFLDQTDGGSAFALLAPALAAAQGADLVEKPFTLDRSLKGPDYQPSLSPEDFYRMVELLRQAERARGDGAAAESEGARRLRRQMARSIVAGGLIPRGEVLTAPMLAFKRTDARFEPGFPPREAHRVIGRRAARPIQADETIREDMLE